CCATGCAATATAAACCGGAGCCTCAAATCCAGGTATAATCCTTTTATACGAATTTACAGTCGGAGTTACTATTGCTGATAATGATCTAGCATGATCCAAAATTCCGCCTATGAAGTATCGCCCAGCTTGGCTCAATTCGGCGTAATCATCAGACTCGTCATAAAATAAATTGACATTTTTACTTGCGGATTTTGTCCATAAACTTATGCTTACGTGCATACCTGATCCATTATCACTATTTTCATTGTTCAGAGGATCGAAAATTGGTTTTGGCATAAAATTTGCGATCTTGTTGTATTTTTTTGCCACATTTCTGACTACATCTTTATAAATCTGAACGTTGTCGGCGGATTGAGTCAAGTAATCATGCATAAAGTTGATTTCAATTTGGCCACTACTAGCCACTTCGTGATTCATGTTTGTGACATTGATATCATAATATTGTTTCAATATATTAGCCACCTCAAACCTAAATTCAATCAAAGAGTCTTGAAATGTAGGAACATCATACCCAGATTTTTTACGAATAGGATATTTCCCGATTCCATATTGTTCTGAAGATAGGATTGAAACATCTTTCGCACGATTCCGACCATTTACATTATTACTTGCAGGGTTATTATTTTCCATATCAAATATTATTTGATCAAATACGAAGCATTCCACTTCAGCACCTATTTGACACGCAATCTGACTCACCGCAAGGTGATCCTCAAGAGTTTGTGAAACACTTCGTGGATCTTTTATAGATCTACCTTTATCAAATCCGTTGTAAACATCAGCAATAACTGTCATTATTTCATAGCTTGACAAAGGGATTTTTCTTAATGTTTTTCTATCAGGAAACAGCATCATGTCAGACTCGTCTATTGTTGAAAAGCCAATTACTGAAGAACCATCCAATCCTATCCCTTTTC
This genomic stretch from Candidatus Nitrosocosmicus arcticus harbors:
- the glnA gene encoding type I glutamate--ammonia ligase is translated as MNDTTMTGRITAESADRDFMQIRYTDLIGKFLAKYIQIDKELIQDVFRKGIGLDGSSVIGFSTIDESDMMLFPDRKTLRKIPLSSYEIMTVIADVYNGFDKGRSIKDPRSVSQTLEDHLAVSQIACQIGAEVECFVFDQIIFDMENNNPASNNVNGRNRAKDVSILSSEQYGIGKYPIRKKSGYDVPTFQDSLIEFRFEVANILKQYYDINVTNMNHEVASSGQIEINFMHDYLTQSADNVQIYKDVVRNVAKKYNKIANFMPKPIFDPLNNENSDNGSGMHVSISLWTKSASKNVNLFYDESDDYAELSQAGRYFIGGILDHARSLSAIVTPTVNSYKRIIPGFEAPVYIAWARGNRSAVVRLPVNEKKSSTSKRIEYRAPDPSANPYLAFSAIVAAGLDGINRKIEPGNPVSEDIYKMSDSRRKDLGIGVLPGSLEEALSSLKSDSKYLNLCFHHDLISTYSDLKNKEIVEIGNDESVINQFMFYYDV